The genomic window tttttcataatttcccataaaataattttctacggtccaggggctcttcttcgtggtccacgctcgaggaggacctcagcgtgggccgcgaggttgatgataaaaaaaaaaacaatagattgattttggaaggtatggaaaaggattaaaaattttttcttctaaaatgtggttcaagatatgcatacaaaaattgaaaagaaaaatacatttttttatggaagggagtctgacggcttgggttcttggctccagcagatttttaggtttatatagggataaactatgtaattatgttattttaatatgggcatttttgtcaaaaatacagctttccgaaaaagctgaaacagcttccttccaaaagctccaaattggagcttcctcccaaaagctgttttcagcttcccgcaaaagctgaaacagcttttggaaaaatttaccaaacacagtttttcatctaaaagtactttttgagGGCAAAAGCTCCCCCCAACAGGGCCTAAGTTTGGGCCTTGAGGGTTGAACGTCGCTGgcgtttcttcttctccttctttcagaATGCAGTCCAGCACCATCGCGACCATACATCATCAGATATAAGGTAAGGAATAAGGAtcccttaaaatttaaattgatTCTCCTCCACATCATTCTAAGTCCTTAGATCATGGATTCTGGTCGTGATATCGCCGGATTTGGGTTAGAAAGGAGAGACCCTGTTTCTCTTTTGGGTCCTCTGTTTCAAGTATTTGCCGGAAACTCCTAAAATAAATAGGCCCCGGCCGCCGGTCCGCAACCACGCCAAGCCTTCCCCTGAGTCCTAGGTTGCTGTCATTGCTGATTGGCATCAAAGCCTTTCAGTAGATCTAGCATACACCACAGAAAAGGCCTGGTTTTCCACTTTGATCGAGCACCGCCTAGTTGACTATCGGTTCCGCTACTCACGGTTGCCAGTCGTCAATGCCATCTGCCGCCGGGACCTCTGATCATGCTCTCTCGTGAGGCCCCTCCTCTGTTCTAGAGAAGGGCGAGCAAAAGCTCCCCTATTTTACCAAAGAaaccaaggaaaaaaaaaaagaagagaaggaaaattcaaaaaaaaaaaaacacgccCTCTTGTTTGATTCCTTCaccctctttcttcctcctcctttgggCTCATGGGCCCATCAGTGGAACCCTCTATAGGATAAGTTGATCATCGCAAGGGATCCTGATCAATAACCGTCGGGCAGCCTGCTGATCTCTATCTTAGCCCTTATTAGATACTATTAAAATTTGGTCACTTTCGATCTTTATTGAGCCACCTATACTCTAATCCGACCTTGATCAGATGAAATTATCTTGATCGGATCGATTGAAATACTTGACCAACCCTGTGAGTATTGAGGCTTacgatttttatttttaaaataatcatgGCTAAATTtgcaataaaaatataatttttaaatattaggctctaaaaaaaatttcagagttaGAGGATTCATCGGCTCGTTGTAATCGCAAGGTACGTAATGCTTCACTTTTCTAGATTATcgataatttataaaatattttcttaattaaattatttataatttattaatttgatgcatagtattttattattgaatatacTTTTATCTAGAACATTATATGAGTTATAATCGAATGTATGTATTTTGATGTGGATTTTGCTCGATTGATTTTAATATTGTATGGTTTTAAGTATTTCTCAAATtggaatataaaatataatttttttaaataaaaaaaggttTGATTTGAGATCTATTTGGACTCAAAGCCTAACAATGTATCGATATCCCGCTAGTGGGGGTTATACACTGCTACATCGATACCCTGCTAGTTGAGGTTATGCACTGGTACTTCGATACCTTGCTAATAAGAATTATATGTCGGTCTGTCAATACTCTACTAGTGGAACTTATACGCTGGTATCGATATGCTACTAGTGGGAGTTGTATGTTAGCATCCTATCTGTGGAGATTATATAATGCTCATTGATACCCTACCAATGGAGGTTATGCTATTCTGAACGATATGTTATCCTATTGATACCCTACTAGTGGGGTTTATATGTTGGTATTTTGACTATTCTGAACTCATTATATAGTCCTGCCATAGGATATAAGTGTGATCATAGTTCATGGCTATCAAGATAAACTTgatgttttgaaagaaattaaatTTATGAACGAAACTTGGCTTTTAAAAGGATCAAGTTTGGCAAGTATGATGTCTTTATGATGCTGCATATCTAGTTTTAACTTTTGAATTGATGTGATTATGCTTATTTTTtgtaaattattatttatattgctTGATTTATGTAGTTAAAGTGCTCATTGCTTATTGGATTGTTAAGCTCAGtatctcttctttctttatagATTCAGATACTTAGATGTGGACGAGGGTATCACTATAGAAGTGAGACTAGAAACAAAATTTGACAATATTAACATAGTCTAGATTTagtattatttattataatctTTTTATAGGTTTATTATTTGAGGTTTAATTGATGTAAAACTTTTGAACTTTATTTGTCAGATGGATTCATTAATTATTGAATTTTGGATTTTCGTTAATTCAACTATTTCTGCTATATTGTTTTATAATATTGTGATGAGATGCCTTGTATACTTGTGGGGAGAATTCTCTATGAGTATGTAGCTGTTATCACAATACTGGGTCACGATTTTGGGTCGAGGGCATGATAAGCCACCTTATATAAAACCAAATATATATACTTATAAAATTAATGAgtatgttgaccccctaatagattttgatgaatacaaaacactagagtaaaattccattatatcttaacaatttaattgaggaattcatgtgtcttattaagaatattgttaagaaatgtctaggcaagttcccataatttttatgaatttattgaagaatattttgagttaaagaaaacagatcagggacagccgagacgtctccggatagtttcagagacgtctctggcacaaacaggaagaaccggcacacttggagacgtccccgacacctgccgagtcgtccccgcgttagcggagtcgactctctcagtagcggagtcgactctctcagtggcggcagaaaggcagttttcaagagatatgcgcgagacgtccccacagtaagccgagtcgtccccgcaagtaaaaaggagacttcccgagtcgtctccaagatagcggagacggctctctcagggttttccagagaatgattttttgggtgataaggaagcggagtcgaccctgagacagcggagtcgtccccatgcataaagtgcagacaacccgagacgtcccctgaaggagcggagtcgactctctcaggaaataccagaggacatgttcttcggagataaagaagaggagtcgtccccagatcagcggagtcgtccccattcaaaaagtgcaaacaagccgagacgtcccctgaaagtgccgagtcgaccccagacaacgaaaaaagtaaaatcttgtagccgagacgtctcccgttgaagcggagacgtccccggagtgactgggacgcgactgacagcttttcaggtttggtttgaatttcaaatccttctttctttgtctctaacggctatatttgctttttgggctataaaagggacctcttaagtgcttctcaacaactcttcaccaacccaaagctagatcattcaagagagaagtaagaaagaaaagttcaagggagtgagtgcattcaagtgaagaaatcaagtgttttcaagcttcccaagtgatttcaagctcaatcactctcgtgcgcttgggattcaaagctcacactcaatcctacgcgctccacatcggaagaatcaatatctcccacgcttccaacggcaaaaggattcttccgggttctattgttcataattgcaatatttgctttttagagcttttcctttcttttgtaaactctttcgttgtggtgcttgttccagtcaagggacttggaacaagggaaaggcgtcccaagcctaagtgaaattgggggttttagggtttgttgtgagcccggtgtaaaacaacgagttgggtagtaaactcgcaaaactaccgtactgtaatcgtggattatagtggaaattcccaaaggtgatttggggagtggatgtaggagcagtggaagctccgaaccactataaaaccttgtgtttgcgattgacctttctcattcctccttctttactttagtgcatatattcgtgtgttttatttttaattagtcaaaagtttttaaaacacccaattcacccccctcttgggtgaccatctctgggcaacagagtATAAGACAATGGCGCCCATCTACTTAACCTATTTTGCTGTAGaccattaaaaattttattctatATAGGAATGGACGCTTCCCGAGCATCTTATTTATAAGGAATTATAATAAAACATATTAAGCATTATGTTGGTAAAATCCTTAATTAAGAAGGTGCATTGGTTTTGCTGTTTACTCTATTTTGACAAACCATAATATGCAAATGATCTGAAGTCGATAATATGTATATTGTCTCTAATAAAAAAGGAAAGTCAGGGTTCAAATCTAGACTTAGGATGGAGAGGGAATGGCAATATATAAGAGACTAGATActgaaacagaaaaacaaaagcttatCCATTGCAATACGAAGGGCCAACCTACTACATAAAAATGGTGTTTCAATCATTCAAGTGCTTTAATAATATTTACACCTAAGTGTTTTAGTAGAaaacctattggatgtaagatATTTTGGTCTGAGcactatttaaattttaatgaaATGTCACCTTTACAATCAAAGCAATCACATATATCACTTATGAGTTGAAGACAATGACACACAACCATTTATCCTATTTTGCCATGGATCATATAGATGGTTACTTGTTCGACATAGTTTTTGTGAGAGATAGTCTAGCAATACTAACCTAGCCAAAAATAGCTAGTGTTGATGACTTCCACGAAGAAACGGAGGACCACAATTGTAGATCCTCCACCAGGGCCGAGGCTAGTGTGAAATGGTCGACATCGGTGCGAAATCACCCGAGCATTGGGCATCTCAAACCCATCCATGGGATTGCGGTCATGCatgatgttagatgtatgccctagaagccaatctggttgacacataatttattctggaacatagttttgtacttaactttattattattgaataataatgggcatcttttttattcatattgtgtatgtgtctatgaatcgtccaagaaattaataagatgatgatgcatattctcaagagttgagaatttgagctatgtgtcattggtgattaattcataAATGCTCCCGattgatggatcatcacgaggatggtgattgatTCGATGAGATAGTGCATAAATCACTATCCTTTTgaatggacgagtctcgagtccacaatATAGGGACACtagagtgatagtgcaggtgcttgttagagaataagggtactgagagtgaccaaaacaagaagtcacttggatgtctatccactcatcagtgacttacttgatgttgcagtagtatgactggtcctttgacatgCGGTGCTTcgactattcacagtgaggttgctgtaattTGACtgtacatatacatggtctctagtcatatgggtccttgtggcACAAattagctgcagtaggttcactgtaggagtagggtgtgCACCTACATAAAATTTAtcaaccttggtagataaggactggtcctatatgatttatgagactgagttcgtaagatctCGGCCAGGACAGTATGTGAAGTGAGAaaggagtttttcactctcgaactaaagtcgaataaattctgaaatatgaCAGATGACGGAGTTTAACGAGTTACCCATGACTTccatcttgtagggatccacgatggaaggactgtatcatacgataactgcacctagaggttcattcatTCCATTGTGctaggttgccactacatgctgctagatgtcactggtggatagtgagactcacagggattatcttgatggtcAATGATCCCTGGTGAGATGAGTtaaaattgttccaacccattgaaaggagtttttaatgatattatgatagggatcacaatatatctcactaccagacagaaatgaacctatggggtcacacacattagatgtattgaccgatccgatggttggattgtgatttggaatcataatagttcatgattgtcaatttgattgataattagtttaacccactaagagttagtgagttgaagaacgaatgattgcaattggattgcaatttgattgaatcaattggacttaattaattgggtttgaccttattagataaggtttaagagagtcctacttggagtagggctcctagaatcctaattagattaggattggaaattttaaaagagtcctacttggagtaggactcctagagtcctaattaaatTAGTATTGATAGATTTTAAATGAAGAATCCTAATTGAAATaggactcctaattagattgggattgAAGAGTCctagagttcaattgagtcatggtctAATAggttcctaattagattaggactcttatggataaggattaagagtccttattagataaggattCTAAAAGGCCACCTAATCCTCCCGTGAGAAGGTTTCACACACacaaaagagggaggggcgtgcgccctcTTGACTTTCAGAATAAGGACGTGAGATCAAGTGGGATTAGGGCTTTTGGGAAGCGATCTTGACCGTAGAAAAGAAAGAGGGCCGGgggcctcctttctctcttcatcTTTTGGCGCATGcggccctccctctcccctttccttcttccatctgcaagcaaagaagaaaaagaagaggggcgGCATCCTTCTTTCCTctaatccttcttcttcctcttgagatcaatcaaagagttgattcttcaagagaggatttcaatcatcaaaagctatctctgcaagggagcacCCCAGGGAGATTCAAAAGTTTGGATTAGTCCtcttcctcgtgtggatacctgtagaggccggacgcgtgtgcggcttcaagcaagCCTTTCAACattaccacgatcatcagattgcggtgaacATCTACCGAACAAGGTGAAAATCTGATCTTCCTTATCTAAAGtaattaatcctaatctatctacgaatggttttaaaatacgttcatgcgatgaacggatccgtGCATGCTTCTTCCGCTGCGGATttgattttctgcggcatgcatGGTTTTCCTACACATGAAACCCTTGACAACGTGCACAACCATCAGCCAAATCCCTTCttatcttctcccttctcctatGATCGAACGACTGCCCAATCACTTGTTTTTTTGTCACCTAGTTCTCTGAGATTCTCCACCAACTATCGGTCTCTACCTATTGTTGTCGACACTGAACTCCTAgtatttctctcttctcctcGTTGGCACGAATTCTCTATTTTTCCTTACTCATTCCACTATTACTTGGCCTCATCCCTACCCAGCAACTGAAAACCACCATCCCCTCTTTGGACCAGACTTCCTCGATGGCTTTCATGACCGAATATCGGAGCTCAGCTCCTAGCAAGCAAGTTGAGGCTCGACCCGATGCCAAGCCCTTCAGTTCTCCTATTTTGGTCGGACTTCCTCTATTTTTCTACCTCCTTCCAATCACCCTGCTTAACACCATCTATTACCAATCTTCCAGCTAGAACCCACCAATACCACTATCAGACTGTGCCACCcttgctctctcttttcctaAGAAAATCCCATGAGGACCCCttccctctatttttttttaaagaatgtctctctctctctctcagttgCCCATAGATCATATTCGAGCCCCCCGGCCTCCTTTCTCTTCCCTTGTCATTCAACCCTAAGCCGAGCTTCATCCTCTCCTTTTAcctttatctttttcaaattgTAGGCAAAATGTAACCCTCAATATCATAAGCTTATCGTGGTCACAGTCACTAAGACTAAAGTTAATGTATTTATAGATGGTCTTGTATGGTAGAGCAATTTCTGAGTTGTATATTTAAACCTCGTCTTCTAAAAGCTAACTACTTAGTtgctatatatacatatgtatgtaagccaagtatgaagattttactactAATCTTGGAATAGTTATTTCCTTTATAcattcaaataatatttgagtttTTCTAGTATTTCATTATTATGCTTGATTCAACTAGAGACGTAGAAGTATCTGACTAAGCTATAGCTCACCCTTCTTATTCTTTTATTAGATGTCGAAGAGTAAATCAGATGAAGATTGTGGGCTAAGTGATAATAGATTAGtgtcagcatttttttttatttttgaattaaataaATGATTAGAAAAAGATATGATGTATAGACCTTCAAAATTTTTGCGACAATGTCCTCGGATTGCTTTAATTGGATgttaatgcttttttttttttgaaatattacaTGGAACTAGTAGATGCTCTAGTATCACCACTGCCTAATCCATTGTTGTGTAAAAATGCATTAGTAGAAAGGACAGTAATTTCAAAAAAGGAACTTGTTCTCTTGTTTTCTTGTTTGTGTCAATGGAAAATTCGGTCCCATGGTCTCGATTTTAATGTCTTCTTGCAAATTTAGTTATATGACCTATCTAATTGTTGAAGAATAGCAGAAAAGAAAGATGACATATAATTTGTTTGGTTGAATTTCTTGCGGATGCAAGCATGTCGATCAATAGCTTCCAAGAAGTTTCAAAATTTCAAGGTTCAACTCTGAagctttattttcttcttcttctttttttccatgTTCATCACCCAATCTcgagtttctttcttctctatgCATCGATCTAATACGATGGCGAGCAGAAAGGATAGTACAAGTACAtctttttattatataattaggttttattcattcataatatataatcatgtttttttttttttttttttttttttttggtacaggtAACATACATAATCACGCTTAGGAAGTAGTACAGACGACTAGGTAACACACATAATCACGCTAGGGAAGTAGTACAGACGACTATGTAAGACACATAATCACGCTTAGGAAGTAGCCGAGACAAGTAGGAACGTAACATGGAAATAACACAAAACGATCGGATCCAAGTCCAACACAAGACTACGCATCCTATCAGTAGCAGCGCATGGCTTTAGATATCTCGATTCCAAGTGACCTTCACACAGATCGCACCGTGCTTTCCTTGGGATGTTCTGCTCAAACGTGCCCGTCTGCTGAGGAAGGAACGCTGCGAAGCCGTTGGCAATCTCACCAATATCGCTGCCACACAGATCCGCCATGACTACGAGGAAGGAGTTCAACGGCACAGCTACTACGGATCTCGACAGCCGGATGAGCTGCCAAGGACGTACATCCGCGGGCTCGCTCGACCCCTTCCGGAAGAGCTCGCTCTCACCTATGCCATTGCGAGCTTTAATCACTCCATAAACATTGGCGCGGTCCTTCCCGcctgcatctatgagcacgacCTCCACAACGGCCTCCGCCGCACTGGTCAGCACCGCGTAGGTCACCGTCGCCGAACCATGCAGGCCAGGAACCTTTTGGGTTAAGGCCTTATCGGTGATGTGACTGGCGTCGGAATGGTTCCACCAGATCTGCCCGCGGCTGACTTCTTTGCCCTGAGACACTTTATCCTCCCGAGCCATGAGATGCACATCGATGGTGACGTCCCCATCGGCCGTGATGACTCGAGATGGGCCGGTGAGCAGAACATTGTGGCCCGGGCGGATGGATTCGGGGTCGTCCCATTGGCGATTGTAGAGGTTTTGCGGACCCACCTCGTCCGTGACTGCGATCGTGCCGTAGACGTGGCCCGGGTCCTCTCCGTTGATATCGTCGACGCGCACCGAGAACACCTCCACCAGTGGTGGTCTTCGATTCACGTTCGAGGCGCCAACCATGCGCTGGTCCTTGGGGAATTCCGCCATTAACTTCCACAGCTATTGCTATTTGGATTGATGACAATTTGATTACCTCTTGCGGCGAGGAGACGAAGCTGAAGCCCCTTTAGAACAGCCAAAAGCacctttttttaattattatttttatttttttttccaggtGTGCGGCATGGGACTTTTCTCTCGTATTAATTAATCAGGTAGATCGTAGATACATATCGTCATCAGCCTCCGCTACTAGTTGCTCGTGATTCACGTTCGAGGGGCCGACCATGAACGTGATTCACGTTCGAGGGGAATTCCGCCATTAACTTCCACTGCTATTGCTATTTGGATTGATGACAATTGGATTACCTCTTGCGGCGAGGAGACGAAGCTGAAGCCCCTTTATCACAGCCAAAAgcaccttttttttaattatttttttattttttagacgTGTGCGCATGTGATTTTTCTCTCGTATTAATTAGGTAAGATACAGATCGTCATCAGCGAGTCACATGATATCACAGCcaagcttttatttttttttatcgccATCAGCAAGTCACATCATTGtcaagttttttaaaaaattattaaatatgtCAAACCAATTTAAGATAAATACATCCatgacaataaaaaaataaaataaataacaatattgaagaaatatcAATCACAACCATCCAAAATGCAGATTCTGTATAATCAATAACATACGATGCCATCCAATGTGTTGCATTCTTAGCtcctttatatttatattttacttCAAAAAATTGAAGAGCTGCTACCATTTTTCAACAATCCTAGCACAAATGACGGACATTGGTGTCTGAAGTAGTCGAACCCTAATAACTATCAAAGAGTTCTCTTTAGAACAATATTTAAAGCCTTTAAAATTTTAGTAGCATACGATATATTTTCTCATGCAGCCTACAATTCTGCTATAAAAACAGCAATGTCAAACAATATAacacactacaagaaaaaggagattttccgacgcttttttcCCGACGCTAGGGAGAAGCGTCGGAAAATTTTGGTTCAGCGCCaaactttaccgacgcttttaaaaagcgtcggaaaagctTCGAAatcaacgacgcttaaaagcgtcgtctaaAGTTTGGACCtacaacgacgcttataagcgtcgtcggaggccaaatccatttaaatatCAGCCCCCTCTCGATTGATGccctaatttttttcttctcctctccgCCTCCCTCTAGCGCCGACATCAATCCACCGGGAGTCCTCTTCTTGTCTTTCCTCTCCTGAAACCCTTCTCCTTCACCAGGTAAaagccttctccttctccttcaccgGGAGATATACCTCTCCTGATTCAAAATcctgcttctccttctccttttcttatttttccccttttgctttcactttttcttctttttttcctcaggTAATGGCGAAATATTTCAATATATACTctaaaaagaaaggacaaaggcCGAGTCCCATGAATCAGATTTTGAATCATAGAGGTATATCATTTTTTTCTgcccctcttttcttcttttttaattgaccgtctccattttgttctctggcttctccattttgttcgcAGGAAGGGTTCAAGAAAGGTCTCGATGGCCACCtcttggtattttttttttcttttctttcttaaataAAGTTTTATGTGCATGGTTATTGTCCCTTTGCCTTAATTATCACATATTTTCTTGAAGAAAATCGGTGCCTGGGAGTAATGCAAGAAGATGTTGTCCCTCTCTTACTTGTTTCCTTCTTACTGTTGGAGTTCTTGATTTCCTTCTTACTGTTGGAGTTCTTGATTTCCTTTTTACTTTTGTTTACTGATGCCTAGAAGTTgtccggaaaaaaaaaattcgaagaGTTGATGTTGTCCAGAATTGATAGCGTAGATGAGCCAAACTGGATCTCTGATGTAAGAAGGAATAGGGATGCtgcagaaaataattttttttaaaaaattaaatacattagccgacgcttataaacgTCGGCTTTGAggcttttagcgacgcttaaaagcgtcgctaaaaactgATCTTTCACGACGCTTTCcgaaagcgtcggaaaaaactTTTCCCACTCAGGTATCGCCGACGCTTCTGCGACGCTTCGTTTAGCGTCGGTCAAACTttaaccgacgcttataagcgtcggtaaaggtcATAAAAAACGTCGGAAAAGATGTATTTTTCTGTAGTGATATCGCCTGCTATAATTAATATACTGCTCATACTTCTAATAACAAAACTTACTCTATCTAAATTATTTCATCTTAGCAGACTATAGCTAAAGTTAACCTCGAAGAAATAAATGGCTGGTGTTTCCTAAATAAAATAACACATGAATGGGAGGTGGTTCCTAAATAAAATAACACATTAAGGGACACAATCTGGCAAATGACACTAATACGAGGAGACGAAGCGGAACCCCGTTTATGATAGCCAAAAGcacacttttttttattatttttttattttgttccaGGTGTGTGGCATGTAACTTTTCTCTCGTATTAATCCATGCAGATACAGGTTGCCACCAGCAAGTCACATGACATCACAgccttgtttttattttttgttatcgCCATCAGCAATTCACATCACAGCcaagtttttcttaaaaaaatattaaatatatcaaaccaatttaaaataaatacatcCATAAccaccaaaaaataaaataaatggcaACTTCGAAGAAATATTTATCACAACTATCCCCAACGCAAATTCTGCATAATTAACAACATATGATGCCATCCAGTCTGTTGCATTATTAGCTTCTCTATACTCATATTTCAAAAGGTTAAAGAGCTGCTACCATTTTCCAACAATCCTGATACAAAGGACGGATATTGGTGTCTGAAGTAGTCGAACCAGAAAGCCATCTTATAACTATCAAAGAGTCCtcttttaaaacaatatataaaGCCTTTAAAACTTTAGTGGCATATGACATATTTTCTCTTGCAACCTACAACTCTGCTGTAGAAACAGCAATGTCAAATAATATAACATCTTCTACTACAACTAACATACCACTCGTACTTCTAATAACAAAAGTTGCTCCATCCAAATCACTTCATCTTAACAGGCTATAGTTAAAGTTAACCTTGAGGAAATTAATGGGTAGTGGTTCCTCAATAAAATAACACATTAAGGGATGCAAAATTTGGCAAATGACATTAATACGAGGAGACGAAGGTGAATTCTTTTAGAAGTTTAAACATTGTTTTGTAGAGTTGGATGAAGAATTTTAATATAATCTctaaattcaatttcaataacttCATTAATTGGGGTTTCACATAGCTTTCATGTATTAGTCCCTTCCGTAAGCTTTGTATGGTTTTGTTgctagaaattggacccgggggcggccgttggctagaaggaggagctccggcgaacactggcgggcggcgatccgtcggcgagcggcgtcctccgtagggggcctgcaaaaagccggtggccggggtttccggcgccggccctccgatgcttaagttagagggggcTTAAATTTgggagaggggaagagggaagaagcaTCCTGCTTCCTTTTTTCTGAGTCCAACCCCCTATTGAGAAGAAGGGGTTCCTCTTTATAGGGGGGTCGAATTACCTGTGGTGTGATGGGGCGAGGTCGCCGTACAACTTAGCACGTCGCTTAAGTTGATGCACGATCAGGTGAATTAATGCTtcgatgtcggaggtgaggc from Phoenix dactylifera cultivar Barhee BC4 unplaced genomic scaffold, palm_55x_up_171113_PBpolish2nd_filt_p 000895F, whole genome shotgun sequence includes these protein-coding regions:
- the LOC120107543 gene encoding uncharacterized protein LOC120107543 produces the protein MAEFPKDQRMVGASNVNRRPPLVEVFSVRVDDINGEDPGHVYGTIAVTDEVGPQNLYNRQWDDPESIRPGHNVLLTGPSRVITADGDVTIDVHLMAREDKVSQGKEVSRGQIWWNHSDASHITDKALTQKVPGLHGSATVTYAVLTSAAEAVVEVVLIDAGGKDRANVYGVIKARNGIGESELFRKGSSEPADVRPWQLIRLSRSVVAVPLNSFLVVMADLCGSDIGEIANGFAAFLPQQTGTFEQNIPRKARCDLCEGHLESRYLKPCAATDRMRSLVLDLDPIVLCYFHVTFLLVSATS